One Bremerella sp. JC817 genomic window carries:
- a CDS encoding WD40 repeat domain-containing protein, with amino-acid sequence MTSFAIVPQPLSVRAWGMGALLVNMLLLVGCETKEPVPEPPPEQPKTEESANVAPSPKAEKPIDTPAVEKPKEEDDFEIQLEYDQPSLQLLPPLTAEDAASADPAQWWWNYETLLEQVRKDGIHPASQQILEADSSRSAQLLVAAMKLGAGTLEEEPQLLWQTIYAHTRSVNDLQINAMLAPALGQQAFLPMFLPPNQVGGNLLQRFAFDESLDRLVGVAISPDGTALAAIDSNNGLVKMFELSTGKLLWEGERMHLGSLAGVAFSPDGKWLVSAGNFRKSVVLWDTSSGEVLKSLPVMKTGGPQSVAFSPDGKTVLIGKDRAGADDEEPVFLWDVETGEKRSIKIDGNNARVVAFSPDGKWLATNATSEKLPFIDVASGEVAQEVGPLPRGVEVFALFADGKRVAIAAGWHDPEVEIRDIATSKVLKSFKVDGFRVVSLAVSPDGKYIAVGNDKGSAQVWNVETEQFAPLQITHTGSIACLAFSPDSHLLVSGGGDGMIAVWDLYAKEVTQPQQWQINRIVTTAITSDGKLMATGGGNADAIIWDAATGRQNDVIHEPFPAETIDRIVFSPNGKQMAFTFGQPQAVLVKLPEALREGKLDGPSVQGNFGPSGLSMVAYSPDGKIIALGGMEEASIWKMPEGEKVHSFKDVEEGAFVDQITFSPDSSLVACASVSEGKVRIYEVTSGKLKQTVEVPHLVGPQFFLADGKSLVAANVSEAYLKQDLQIIDIESGNVIRSMEIRSTYLRDMALCDEGKTLVALEGDGWLEFWDLESGKRLAVAKVDAEVWRLASSEDGKIVPADHRGYVQLYQWKRPEAK; translated from the coding sequence ATGACTTCTTTCGCGATCGTTCCTCAGCCACTTTCGGTTCGAGCATGGGGAATGGGGGCCTTGCTGGTCAACATGCTTCTTCTGGTGGGCTGCGAAACGAAAGAGCCAGTGCCTGAGCCGCCGCCAGAGCAACCAAAAACAGAAGAATCGGCAAACGTTGCTCCATCGCCGAAGGCTGAAAAGCCGATCGACACGCCAGCGGTCGAAAAGCCGAAGGAAGAGGACGACTTCGAGATCCAGTTGGAATACGACCAACCTTCGCTCCAGTTATTACCCCCCTTAACTGCAGAAGATGCCGCGTCGGCGGATCCCGCGCAGTGGTGGTGGAACTACGAAACACTGCTCGAGCAGGTTCGGAAGGATGGTATTCACCCAGCCAGTCAGCAGATTTTAGAGGCCGATTCGTCACGCAGTGCCCAACTGCTGGTCGCAGCGATGAAGCTTGGGGCTGGGACGCTCGAAGAAGAGCCGCAGCTCTTGTGGCAAACGATCTATGCCCATACCCGTTCGGTGAACGATCTGCAGATCAACGCGATGCTGGCTCCAGCACTGGGACAGCAGGCTTTCCTGCCGATGTTTTTGCCACCGAATCAGGTTGGCGGAAACTTACTGCAGCGGTTCGCTTTCGACGAAAGCCTCGATCGGCTGGTAGGCGTGGCGATCTCGCCGGATGGAACAGCGCTGGCCGCGATTGATTCCAACAATGGTCTTGTGAAAATGTTCGAGCTCTCGACTGGCAAGCTGTTGTGGGAAGGGGAGCGGATGCACCTCGGCAGTCTGGCAGGCGTCGCGTTCTCGCCCGATGGCAAGTGGCTGGTATCGGCAGGCAACTTCAGGAAATCGGTTGTGCTGTGGGATACGTCGAGCGGCGAAGTGCTCAAGAGTTTGCCTGTCATGAAAACAGGTGGCCCGCAAAGTGTCGCGTTTTCTCCCGATGGCAAAACGGTCTTGATCGGGAAAGACCGTGCAGGGGCAGATGACGAAGAGCCCGTCTTTCTTTGGGATGTCGAGACTGGTGAGAAACGGTCGATCAAGATCGATGGGAACAACGCACGTGTCGTCGCCTTTTCGCCCGATGGCAAATGGCTCGCGACCAACGCGACTTCCGAAAAGCTTCCTTTCATCGATGTGGCAAGTGGCGAAGTCGCTCAGGAAGTTGGACCACTTCCACGTGGCGTCGAAGTGTTCGCTTTATTTGCGGATGGCAAACGAGTTGCGATCGCCGCAGGCTGGCACGATCCGGAAGTCGAGATTCGCGACATCGCCACCTCCAAGGTGCTTAAGTCTTTTAAAGTGGATGGCTTTCGGGTGGTCTCGCTGGCGGTATCACCTGACGGCAAGTACATCGCGGTCGGCAACGATAAAGGATCGGCCCAGGTCTGGAATGTCGAAACCGAGCAGTTCGCTCCGCTGCAAATCACGCATACCGGCAGCATCGCTTGTCTGGCGTTCTCGCCGGATAGTCATCTGCTGGTCAGCGGTGGTGGCGATGGCATGATTGCCGTCTGGGATCTGTACGCCAAGGAAGTGACGCAGCCGCAGCAGTGGCAGATCAATCGCATCGTGACGACGGCCATTACCAGCGATGGCAAGTTGATGGCCACCGGCGGCGGCAACGCCGATGCGATTATCTGGGATGCAGCGACCGGGCGGCAGAACGATGTCATTCACGAACCGTTTCCGGCAGAGACCATCGATCGGATTGTGTTTTCGCCCAATGGAAAGCAGATGGCGTTTACCTTTGGTCAGCCGCAAGCGGTGCTGGTCAAACTGCCCGAGGCACTCCGGGAGGGGAAGCTCGATGGACCTAGCGTGCAGGGCAACTTCGGCCCGTCCGGTTTATCGATGGTCGCCTATTCGCCGGATGGCAAGATCATCGCACTTGGCGGAATGGAAGAGGCTTCAATCTGGAAGATGCCTGAGGGAGAGAAAGTCCACTCCTTCAAAGACGTCGAGGAGGGAGCGTTCGTCGATCAGATAACCTTCAGCCCAGATAGCTCCCTCGTGGCGTGTGCATCGGTGAGTGAAGGCAAGGTTCGCATCTATGAAGTCACTTCCGGTAAACTCAAGCAAACTGTGGAAGTGCCCCACCTGGTGGGACCGCAGTTCTTTCTAGCGGATGGCAAGTCGCTGGTGGCAGCGAATGTGAGCGAGGCCTATTTGAAACAGGACTTGCAGATCATCGATATCGAATCGGGGAACGTGATCCGCTCGATGGAGATCCGGTCGACTTACCTGCGCGACATGGCTCTTTGCGACGAAGGGAAAACGCTTGTCGCGCTCGAAGGTGATGGCTGGCTGGAGTTCTGGGATCTCGAGAGTGGTAAACGTCTGGCGGTCGCGAAAGTCGATGCCGAAGTGTGGCGATTGGCCAGCAGCGAGGATGGGAAGATCGTTCCGGCAGACCATCGAGGCTATGTGCAGCTTTACCAATGGAAACGCCCAGAGGCGAAATAA
- a CDS encoding zinc-ribbon domain-containing protein: protein MSKLLIVCPNCSAKYAVADAKVSGKNVSCQKCGQKFVAKVMQAKPAPAKTPEPDSSSGMPGDDLFGGDPLGGGNDLFGDFPSSTSAPSSTHAPLASVSRKKSGKGPDLKQFLPLIFGGVGLVALIVIGMMTYSFASSAWQAMEKQANNEEIAYGAHLAIMEKQFESTLRFIEALESIQSKDDYPQFVYAVQQETKKLDALKREAEGLPALPKHLHSQMEQDVKKMASEQEKRIKAAGQKLAEYRQDAGVANAISLYYTSLGQVVNAMNVANERPPEEQAALLERSQKQQVQASQPTNMPRNLYRTALKKYDELIEVTKRLPDSPFPKVDLEQVARLQREIHAIGTEYREIPFFLGTGTDAYIATSQNGTLIKNAQAKCQYLLLDYLDTDIPADSKEAADLALEQSNANREVWNYIGANLPLMEDAQEIGPSYLNFGIDELTRLAEQHNKYQQQMGSSPFVVMVIDRLFLPELTNWLDGNFNDQWYGMDTRRAFVIWRPLNSGETIPAALTSGEPLHPREVEGVQVIAMPFTDAIGQELKREGEPDRAELATHFQGRHFIDGRPIAMNGGGSQPPGMNRPGPAGPGFGPGGGRPNMGGGPPGGHRGPRSFEEFIQEHGAQNVIRLEMSATDSNMRRGIIKQYRPRAAFGSTDSKTGKFIYMLTYEGDIQQFANDFNLGEVEEVVPNERLIRIK, encoded by the coding sequence ATGTCGAAACTTCTCATCGTATGTCCCAACTGTAGCGCCAAATATGCCGTTGCCGATGCCAAAGTCTCCGGCAAGAACGTTTCGTGTCAGAAGTGCGGTCAAAAGTTTGTCGCCAAGGTAATGCAGGCCAAGCCAGCCCCGGCGAAAACGCCTGAGCCTGATTCGTCGTCTGGAATGCCAGGGGACGATTTATTCGGAGGCGACCCGCTGGGAGGCGGCAACGATCTGTTTGGCGACTTTCCTTCTTCCACTTCGGCCCCTTCGAGCACGCATGCGCCATTGGCGTCCGTTTCGCGAAAGAAGAGCGGCAAGGGCCCGGATCTAAAGCAATTTCTCCCGCTGATTTTCGGCGGCGTGGGCCTCGTCGCATTAATCGTGATTGGGATGATGACCTACTCGTTTGCCAGTTCCGCGTGGCAAGCGATGGAGAAGCAAGCCAACAACGAGGAGATCGCCTACGGGGCCCACTTGGCGATCATGGAGAAGCAGTTCGAGAGCACGTTGCGATTTATCGAGGCGCTCGAATCGATCCAGAGCAAGGACGACTATCCGCAGTTCGTCTACGCGGTGCAGCAAGAGACTAAGAAGCTCGACGCCCTCAAGCGAGAGGCCGAAGGGCTTCCCGCTTTGCCCAAACATCTCCATTCGCAGATGGAGCAGGACGTCAAGAAGATGGCCAGCGAGCAGGAAAAACGGATCAAAGCGGCGGGGCAAAAGCTGGCGGAATATCGCCAGGATGCCGGAGTCGCTAATGCCATTTCCCTCTATTACACCTCGCTCGGGCAAGTGGTCAATGCGATGAACGTCGCCAACGAACGGCCACCCGAAGAACAAGCCGCGTTATTGGAAAGAAGCCAAAAGCAGCAAGTTCAGGCGTCGCAGCCGACGAACATGCCGCGTAATCTCTATCGAACGGCGCTGAAAAAATACGACGAGCTCATTGAGGTAACTAAGCGTTTGCCAGACTCGCCCTTTCCGAAGGTCGACTTGGAACAGGTCGCTCGCCTCCAACGTGAGATTCATGCGATCGGCACCGAATACCGCGAGATTCCCTTTTTCCTGGGAACGGGAACGGATGCGTATATTGCCACGTCACAGAATGGCACGCTGATCAAAAATGCCCAAGCGAAGTGCCAATACTTGTTGCTGGACTATCTTGACACCGACATTCCCGCGGACAGTAAAGAGGCAGCGGATCTTGCCCTAGAACAATCGAACGCCAATCGCGAGGTCTGGAATTACATCGGTGCTAATTTGCCATTGATGGAAGACGCTCAGGAAATCGGTCCTTCCTATCTGAACTTTGGGATCGACGAACTGACGCGTCTTGCGGAGCAGCACAACAAGTACCAGCAGCAGATGGGATCGAGCCCGTTCGTGGTGATGGTGATTGATCGCTTATTCCTGCCAGAACTGACGAACTGGCTCGACGGCAACTTCAACGACCAGTGGTACGGGATGGATACGCGAAGGGCGTTTGTCATCTGGCGACCACTCAACAGTGGCGAAACCATCCCTGCGGCGCTCACGAGTGGCGAGCCTTTGCATCCTCGGGAAGTCGAGGGAGTGCAAGTGATTGCGATGCCGTTCACCGATGCCATTGGTCAAGAGCTGAAGCGAGAAGGAGAGCCAGATCGAGCTGAACTGGCGACACACTTCCAAGGCAGACACTTCATCGATGGGCGTCCAATTGCGATGAATGGTGGTGGTTCCCAGCCGCCAGGTATGAATCGACCTGGACCGGCCGGACCTGGGTTTGGACCTGGTGGAGGAAGGCCCAACATGGGAGGTGGCCCTCCTGGTGGACATCGGGGACCAAGATCGTTCGAGGAGTTTATTCAAGAGCATGGGGCGCAGAACGTTATCCGCCTGGAAATGTCTGCTACCGATTCAAACATGCGTCGAGGCATCATCAAGCAATATCGTCCCCGCGCTGCCTTTGGCTCGACCGACAGCAAGACAGGCAAATTTATCTATATGCTGACTTACGAGGGTGACATCCAGCAGTTCGCCAATGATTTCAATTTGGGAGAAGTCGAAGAAGTCGTGCCCAACGAACGACTCATTCGCATTAAGTAG
- a CDS encoding dihydrolipoamide acetyltransferase family protein has protein sequence MAIDVQLPDLGDGIESGDVLAVHVSVGDSVEKGQTLIEIETDKATVDVPSTEGGKVTKVFVKTGDTVAVHAPIVTIDGAGGGSSAPAPAAPAAEEKAPEPAAPAAAEPEAAEEKPAPAAPAAPKPAPAPVAAPRPVTPPPAPVSEAPSADESVPAGPAVRRFAREVGVDLRNVQGSGPNGRIEREDVLRTVRDLNQGGGSSAKSGGSAPAATGALPSLTGEAHEDKYGPVRIEKMKKIRKVTAAQMTKSWTTAPRVTNFDDADITALEELRQQSKDDYAEAGVKLTTMPFLIKAVAVALREHPELNATIDMENEQVIYKDYVNVGIAVDSERGLVVPNMKNTDRMSIPDIARNLQQTASDIRGNSFEMSVLQGGTFTISNLGAIGGTYSTPIINVPEVAILLVGRSRKMPVVVKDQIVARLMMPMSLSYDHRLVDGATAQRFLNDVKSLLENPSKLLMAP, from the coding sequence ATGGCAATAGACGTACAACTTCCTGACCTGGGTGATGGAATTGAATCGGGTGATGTGCTGGCCGTTCACGTTTCGGTCGGTGACTCGGTTGAAAAGGGTCAGACTCTGATCGAAATCGAAACCGATAAGGCAACGGTCGACGTTCCTAGCACCGAAGGTGGCAAGGTCACCAAGGTCTTCGTGAAGACCGGCGACACCGTCGCGGTTCACGCTCCGATCGTCACGATCGACGGCGCTGGCGGCGGAAGCTCGGCACCTGCTCCGGCTGCCCCGGCCGCGGAAGAAAAAGCTCCGGAACCAGCCGCTCCGGCTGCTGCGGAACCCGAAGCCGCTGAAGAAAAGCCAGCCCCGGCTGCTCCTGCCGCACCGAAGCCAGCTCCGGCCCCGGTTGCTGCTCCGCGTCCGGTCACGCCTCCGCCAGCTCCGGTTAGCGAAGCTCCAAGTGCCGACGAAAGCGTTCCGGCCGGTCCTGCCGTTCGTCGGTTCGCTCGTGAAGTGGGCGTCGACCTGCGTAACGTTCAAGGTTCCGGCCCAAATGGTCGTATCGAACGCGAAGACGTTCTGCGTACCGTGCGTGACCTGAATCAAGGTGGCGGTTCCAGTGCGAAGTCGGGTGGTTCCGCTCCGGCCGCAACCGGTGCTCTGCCATCGCTGACCGGCGAAGCTCATGAAGACAAGTACGGTCCGGTTCGCATCGAAAAGATGAAGAAGATCCGCAAGGTGACCGCCGCTCAGATGACCAAGAGCTGGACGACCGCACCACGCGTGACCAACTTCGACGATGCCGACATCACCGCATTGGAAGAGCTGCGTCAGCAAAGCAAAGACGACTACGCCGAAGCAGGCGTCAAGCTGACCACCATGCCATTTCTGATCAAGGCAGTCGCGGTTGCTCTGCGTGAGCATCCAGAGCTGAACGCCACGATCGACATGGAAAACGAACAGGTCATCTACAAAGACTATGTTAACGTCGGCATCGCTGTCGATTCGGAACGTGGTCTGGTCGTGCCGAACATGAAGAACACCGATCGCATGTCGATTCCGGACATTGCTCGCAACCTGCAGCAAACCGCCAGCGACATTCGTGGGAACTCGTTCGAGATGTCGGTGCTGCAAGGTGGCACGTTCACCATCAGCAACCTTGGCGCGATCGGCGGTACTTACAGCACGCCAATCATCAATGTTCCAGAAGTCGCCATCTTGTTGGTCGGTCGCTCGCGTAAGATGCCGGTTGTGGTCAAAGACCAGATCGTCGCTCGCTTGATGATGCCAATGAGCCTGTCGTACGACCATCGCCTGGTCGACGGTGCGACGGCCCAGCGATTCCTGAACGACGTCAAGAGCTTGCTGGAAAACCCAAGCAAGCTGCTGATGGCCCCGTAA
- the aceE gene encoding pyruvate dehydrogenase (acetyl-transferring), homodimeric type, with amino-acid sequence MANAKMMPAEENLMRNNPATFAADVDPAETQEWLDSLDYVLEGKGDDRVRFLLSALENRAHARGVDIPFAANTPYINTIHSSDQPAYPGNREFERRIKSIIRWNAMAMVTRANKNFEGLGGHISTFASSATLVEVAFNHFLRGRGSGFEGDQVYFQGHASPGIYSRAFVEGRLTEKNLENFRRELQPEMGLSSYPHPWLMPDFWEFPTVSMGLGPICSIYQARFNRYLHDRGLKDTSKTRVWAFLGDGECDEPETLGAISLASREQLDNLTWVINCNLQRLDGPVRGNGKIIQELEAVFRGAGWNVIKVVWGSDWDPLLEADKSGLLVKRMEEVVDGQYQKYVVESGDYIRKHFFGKYPELLELVKNYSDEKLQKLTRGGHDPEKVYAAYKAATECKGKPTVVIAKTIKGYGLGEAGEGRNVTHNQKKLNEEELREFRTRFSIPISDEEVVKAPFYRPPEDSAEMRYLQKRRESLGGYVPSRPKNYPVSTIPTLEAYKEFLGGSKGKEMSTTMGFVRLLSKLCKDENIGKQIVPIVPDESRTFGMEGMFRQVGIYAHSGQLYEPVDSDQLMYYKEAKDGQILEEGITEAGSMSSFIAAGNAYSQHGINMIPFFIYYSMFGFQRIGDLVWCAADTRAKGFLIGGTAGRTTLNGEGLQHQDGHSHLNAIAFPTVRSYDVCYAYETAVIVLDGMKKLYEEGDTAIYYVTVGNENYAMPEMPEGAEEGIIRGIYKLKNQPADKARATVQLMGSGTITRCVIDAAQILAEKYNIASDVWAVTSYTELRRDSQDVERWNMFHPTEEPKKSYIETIMEGVEGPFISASDNVRAWAEQVRPYLPGNMVALGTDGMGRSETREALRRHFEVDAESIVIATLYELARTGKIERTEVAQAIKDLNYDAEKPNPYFA; translated from the coding sequence ATGGCGAACGCCAAAATGATGCCGGCCGAAGAGAATTTGATGCGGAACAATCCGGCGACCTTCGCTGCCGATGTGGATCCAGCCGAAACTCAGGAATGGCTGGATTCTCTCGACTACGTTTTGGAAGGCAAAGGAGACGACCGGGTTCGCTTCCTTCTTTCGGCTCTGGAAAATCGTGCTCATGCACGTGGTGTCGATATTCCTTTCGCCGCCAACACGCCGTATATCAACACGATCCATTCTTCGGATCAGCCAGCCTATCCGGGCAACCGCGAGTTTGAACGCCGCATCAAGAGCATCATCCGCTGGAATGCGATGGCGATGGTGACTCGGGCCAACAAGAATTTTGAAGGCCTCGGCGGTCACATCAGCACGTTCGCTTCCAGCGCGACGCTGGTGGAAGTCGCTTTCAATCACTTCCTGCGTGGTCGTGGCAGCGGCTTCGAAGGTGACCAGGTTTATTTCCAGGGCCACGCTTCACCAGGGATTTATTCGCGAGCGTTCGTCGAAGGTCGTTTGACCGAAAAGAACCTCGAGAACTTCCGTCGCGAACTGCAGCCTGAAATGGGCCTGTCGTCCTATCCGCATCCATGGTTGATGCCAGACTTCTGGGAATTCCCCACGGTCTCGATGGGTCTTGGTCCGATCTGCTCGATCTACCAGGCACGCTTCAACCGCTACTTGCACGACCGTGGTTTGAAGGACACCAGCAAGACTCGCGTCTGGGCGTTCCTGGGCGACGGCGAATGCGACGAACCAGAAACCCTGGGTGCCATCAGCCTCGCTTCGCGTGAGCAGCTGGACAACCTGACTTGGGTGATTAACTGCAACCTGCAACGTCTCGACGGCCCAGTCCGTGGTAACGGCAAGATCATCCAGGAACTGGAAGCGGTCTTCCGTGGTGCTGGCTGGAATGTCATTAAGGTTGTCTGGGGTAGCGACTGGGATCCGCTGTTGGAAGCCGACAAGAGCGGCCTTCTGGTCAAGCGAATGGAAGAAGTGGTCGACGGTCAGTACCAGAAGTACGTCGTCGAATCGGGTGATTACATCCGTAAGCACTTTTTCGGCAAGTACCCAGAACTGCTCGAGCTGGTCAAGAACTACTCCGACGAAAAGCTGCAGAAGCTGACTCGCGGTGGTCACGATCCAGAAAAGGTCTACGCCGCTTACAAGGCTGCGACCGAATGCAAGGGCAAGCCAACCGTCGTCATCGCCAAGACGATCAAGGGTTATGGTTTGGGCGAAGCAGGCGAAGGCCGAAACGTCACCCACAACCAGAAGAAGCTCAACGAAGAAGAGCTGCGAGAATTCCGTACGCGATTCAGCATTCCGATTTCGGACGAAGAAGTCGTCAAGGCTCCGTTCTACCGTCCGCCGGAAGATAGCGCTGAAATGCGTTACCTGCAGAAGCGTCGCGAATCGCTGGGCGGTTACGTCCCTTCGCGTCCGAAGAACTATCCAGTCTCGACCATTCCAACCCTCGAAGCCTACAAGGAATTCCTTGGCGGCAGCAAGGGGAAGGAAATGTCGACCACGATGGGCTTCGTCCGCCTGCTTTCCAAGCTGTGCAAGGACGAGAACATCGGCAAGCAGATCGTGCCGATTGTCCCCGACGAATCGCGTACCTTCGGTATGGAAGGTATGTTCCGCCAGGTTGGTATCTACGCCCACTCGGGGCAGTTGTACGAACCGGTCGACTCCGATCAGCTGATGTACTACAAGGAAGCCAAAGACGGTCAGATCCTGGAAGAAGGGATCACCGAAGCAGGCTCGATGTCGTCGTTCATTGCGGCAGGAAACGCCTACTCGCAGCACGGCATCAACATGATTCCGTTCTTCATCTATTACAGCATGTTCGGCTTCCAGCGCATCGGCGACCTCGTCTGGTGTGCTGCCGATACGCGTGCCAAGGGCTTCCTGATCGGTGGTACCGCCGGTCGTACGACCCTCAACGGCGAAGGTCTGCAGCACCAGGATGGTCATAGCCACCTGAACGCGATCGCCTTCCCAACGGTTCGTTCGTACGACGTGTGCTACGCCTACGAAACGGCTGTCATCGTGCTCGACGGCATGAAGAAGCTGTATGAAGAAGGCGACACGGCGATCTACTACGTCACCGTCGGTAACGAAAACTACGCCATGCCCGAGATGCCCGAAGGTGCCGAAGAAGGCATCATCCGCGGTATCTACAAGCTGAAGAACCAGCCAGCCGACAAGGCCCGGGCCACGGTTCAGCTCATGGGTAGTGGCACGATCACCCGCTGTGTGATCGACGCCGCTCAGATCCTGGCGGAAAAGTACAACATCGCCAGCGACGTCTGGGCCGTGACCAGCTACACCGAGCTGCGTCGTGACTCGCAAGATGTCGAACGCTGGAACATGTTCCATCCGACCGAAGAGCCCAAGAAGTCGTACATCGAGACGATTATGGAAGGTGTGGAAGGGCCGTTCATCTCGGCATCGGACAACGTTCGTGCCTGGGCGGAACAGGTTCGTCCTTATCTGCCGGGCAACATGGTTGCCCTGGGCACCGACGGTATGGGCCGCAGCGAAACTCGCGAAGCCCTGCGTCGTCACTTCGAGGTCGACGCCGAATCGATCGTCATTGCCACGCTGTACGAACTGGCACGCACCGGCAAGATCGAACGGACCGAAGTGGCTCAGGCCATCAAGGATTTGAACTACGACGCTGAAAAGCCCAACCCATACTTCGCCTAA
- the lpdA gene encoding dihydrolipoyl dehydrogenase has product MAHTQLAVIGGGPGGYAAAFLAADEGMEVTLIEKDTRLGGTCLLRGCIPSKALLHVAKVIDEVHEMNKDWGVTFGEPQIDLDKLRARKEGVIKSLTTGLGQLAKKRNVTVIKAKGSFIDSSTIQLEGDDPSIPEGGKLTFDHAIVATGSVAAVPPAFQIDSPRVMDSTGALELQDIPETMLVIGGGYIGLEMGTVYAHLGTKVSVVELTDGLLPGADRNLVKPLAKKLDELFEGRIFTNTKVGSLGDRDDKVEVAFEGPGKFGTFKYDRVLVSIGRWPNTKGIGLENTQVVVDKRGFIGVDKQLRTADPKISAIGDVTGNPMLAHKATHEGRTAVEAILGHPVSFEPAAIPAVIFTDPEIAWAGLMEEEAKTMGKKVEVALYPWAASGRAQALGRTDGLTKWVIDPETQRVLGCGIVGPGAGEMISEAVLALEMRAEVFDLTSTVHPHPTLSETVMNAGEVFFGTATEIYKPKKKS; this is encoded by the coding sequence ATGGCTCATACCCAATTGGCGGTCATCGGAGGTGGTCCCGGGGGCTACGCAGCGGCGTTTCTGGCTGCTGACGAAGGAATGGAAGTCACGCTGATCGAGAAGGATACTCGTCTGGGCGGTACCTGTTTGCTCCGCGGTTGTATCCCGTCGAAGGCCCTTCTACATGTGGCCAAGGTGATCGACGAAGTCCACGAGATGAACAAGGACTGGGGTGTTACTTTCGGTGAGCCTCAGATCGACTTGGATAAGCTTCGCGCCCGTAAAGAAGGCGTGATCAAGTCGCTGACGACTGGCCTCGGGCAATTGGCCAAGAAGCGTAACGTCACCGTCATCAAGGCGAAGGGCAGCTTCATCGATTCCAGCACCATCCAGTTGGAAGGGGACGACCCTTCGATTCCTGAAGGTGGCAAGCTGACGTTCGATCACGCGATCGTCGCTACGGGCTCGGTCGCGGCGGTTCCTCCAGCTTTCCAAATCGACTCGCCCCGCGTGATGGACTCGACGGGGGCTCTTGAGCTGCAAGACATCCCAGAAACCATGCTGGTCATCGGTGGTGGTTACATCGGTCTGGAAATGGGCACGGTGTACGCCCATCTGGGTACGAAGGTTAGCGTCGTCGAATTGACCGACGGTCTGCTGCCAGGTGCTGACCGCAACCTGGTCAAGCCATTGGCCAAGAAGCTCGACGAACTGTTCGAGGGCCGCATCTTCACCAATACCAAGGTTGGTTCGCTGGGCGATCGCGACGACAAGGTTGAAGTCGCATTCGAAGGCCCCGGTAAGTTCGGAACGTTCAAGTACGACCGCGTCCTGGTCTCGATCGGCCGTTGGCCGAACACCAAGGGTATCGGTCTGGAAAACACCCAGGTCGTCGTCGACAAGCGTGGCTTCATCGGCGTCGACAAGCAGCTGCGTACTGCTGATCCGAAGATCTCGGCCATTGGCGACGTCACCGGCAATCCCATGCTGGCTCACAAGGCGACCCACGAAGGTCGTACCGCTGTGGAAGCGATCCTCGGACATCCTGTCTCCTTCGAGCCGGCTGCGATTCCAGCCGTCATCTTCACCGACCCAGAAATTGCCTGGGCTGGCCTGATGGAAGAAGAAGCGAAGACGATGGGCAAAAAGGTCGAAGTCGCCCTTTACCCATGGGCTGCCAGTGGTCGTGCTCAGGCACTGGGCCGCACTGATGGTTTGACTAAATGGGTCATCGACCCCGAAACGCAGCGCGTCCTGGGCTGTGGTATCGTTGGCCCAGGTGCCGGCGAGATGATTTCGGAAGCCGTTTTGGCTCTGGAAATGCGTGCTGAAGTCTTTGATTTGACCTCGACTGTCCACCCGCATCCGACTCTGAGCGAGACGGTTATGAACGCGGGCGAGGTATTTTTCGGCACAGCCACGGAAATTTACAAGCCAAAGAAGAAGTCGTAA
- the rpsD gene encoding 30S ribosomal protein S4 translates to MGHYTGPKAKVNRRLGAVIYESRGAMRAADRRPSPPGMHNRPKRPSNYGAALMEKQKIKHYYGIGEKQLRRYFDHAKHSKGNTGENLLTLCERRLDNVVRRAGLALTRCQARQGIVHGHFLVNGQKVDKPSYQLRPGDVINVRGREKLQIMYRSIHSDASGEPAAFLSADPETLSATFDAVPGPEDISLPVDVNMVVEFMSR, encoded by the coding sequence ATGGGCCATTACACCGGTCCGAAGGCCAAAGTTAATCGTCGTCTCGGAGCTGTCATTTACGAAAGCCGTGGTGCCATGCGCGCCGCCGACCGCCGGCCTTCTCCCCCAGGTATGCACAACCGTCCGAAGCGGCCGTCGAACTACGGTGCTGCTTTGATGGAAAAGCAAAAAATCAAGCACTATTACGGTATCGGTGAGAAACAGCTCCGCCGCTACTTCGACCACGCCAAGCACAGCAAGGGCAACACGGGTGAAAACCTGCTGACCCTCTGTGAACGTCGCTTGGACAACGTGGTCCGTCGTGCTGGTTTGGCTTTGACCCGCTGCCAGGCCCGTCAGGGCATCGTGCACGGTCACTTCCTGGTCAATGGCCAGAAGGTGGACAAGCCATCGTACCAGCTTCGCCCTGGAGACGTCATCAACGTCCGCGGTCGCGAGAAGCTGCAGATCATGTATCGCAGCATCCACTCGGACGCTTCGGGTGAACCAGCCGCGTTCCTGTCGGCTGACCCGGAAACCCTTTCGGCGACCTTCGACGCCGTGCCAGGCCCGGAAGATATCAGCCTGCCGGTCGACGTGAATATGGTGGTCGAATTTATGTCGCGTTAA